Proteins co-encoded in one Chroicocephalus ridibundus chromosome 6, bChrRid1.1, whole genome shotgun sequence genomic window:
- the GPR148 gene encoding probable G-protein coupled receptor 148 yields the protein MDFSGCAVVRRANATAHRPRETEFNGSSNLDDASLDNLLEEWALNPPGTNMKMFLIPPVVCLVAGVLIIPTILFVIFSRFSIRQETRYMLLGNALLADLIYLLFYTLSAALNAAHLHLPQEACVLLLFLLAVAYCGGLFTAAAIVLDTYIAILFPLRYIAILPPSRTKNNIVLLWMCSGAFPGIFFLVLSSTHSFVPCVLEMCSVPVILLLTLNGTDAVKLCFWLSTTVIILCLSLIFCCYVILYFKTKQSGIWEGFCSRASVTFLMHNTVLFFYFFPLLALFVESFFCINVVIRLQTGIWISLTVCNILMILPKVLFPFLYGLRYREISASLRSIVRRKHLHVVSPAPSPSEPTQSTTTADELCLPW from the coding sequence ATGGACTTCTCTGGCTGTGCTGTAGTAAGGAGAGCGAATGCAACTGCACACCGCCCCAGGGAGACAGAGTTCAACGGTTCCTCAAATCTGGATGATGCTTCTTTGGACAATTTGCTGGAGGAATGGGCTCTCAACCCACCAGGCACAAACATGAAGATGTTTTTAATCCCTCCAGTTGTCTGCCTCGTGGCAGGTGTCCTCATCATTCCTACCATCTTGTTTGTGATCTTCTCTAGGTTTAGCATCCGTCAGGAAACAAGGTACATGCTGCTGGGAAATGCTCTGCTTGCTGATCTGATCTACCTGTTGTTCTACACCCTGTCGGCTGCTCTCAATGCAGCACACCTACATCTCCCACAGGAAGCCTGTGTCCTCCTGTTATTTCTGCTGGCAGTGGCTTACTGTGGAGGATTGTTCACAGCTGCTGCAATAGTCTTGGACACGTACATagctattttgtttcctttgcgcTATATTGCGATTTTGCCACCTTCACGAactaaaaataatattgtattaCTATGGATGTGTTCTGGGGCTTTCCCTGGGATTTTCTTCTTGGTGCTATCGAGCACGCATAGCTTTGTGCCCTGTGTCCTGGAAATGTGCTCGGTTCCAGTAATACTACTGTTAACTCTGAATGGGACTGATGCAGTGAAACTCTGTTTCTGGCTTTCTACCACAGTTATCATTCTCTGCCtgtctttaatattttgttgctatgttattctgtattttaaaaccaaacaatcaGGTATATGGGAGGGCTTCTGCTCCAGAGCCAGTGTAACATTCTTAATGCACAacactgtgttatttttttacttctttccacTCTTGGCCCTTTTTGTAGAATCGTTCTTCTGCATTAATGTTGTCATCAGACTGCAGACAGGAATCTGGATCTCCCTGACAGTCTGCAATATCCTGATGATTCTGCCTAaagttttgttcccttttctgtaTGGGCTTCGATACAGAGAGATCTCAGCATCTCTCAGATCCATTGTCCGAAGGAAGCATCTTCACGTGGTGTCACCTGCTCCATCACCATCTGAGCCAACACAGAGCACCACCACAGCAGACGAGTTGTGCTTACCTTGGTAG